Below is a genomic region from Gasterosteus aculeatus chromosome 2, fGasAcu3.hap1.1, whole genome shotgun sequence.
taaaaaaatgtcagatcGACAGTCTCGTAAAAACTATTTCAGAAAGTGTTCAAAAGAGGCACAATAAGAGGTCACACCAGACACTGCAGCAACTctacagagaagagaagaagaacatctaaaaaaaaaaacagggaggaGTGGCGAGAAGTCCTCCTAGTGTCCATGGTTGTCATGTTGTTGATCAGTCTAgacatcctcttcctcctcctcgtagtATCGGTTTCGTTTGATCATATCCTCCACAGTcagcacctcctgctgctccgccACTTCCTCGCTGTCCCAGAACCCCACATCCTGAGGAGACCGGCcggcctccacctcacctccaggAGACGAGAGGTCCGTTGGTGTCTCCTCCCGTTTCAGAGGCAGCATCTCTTCCTCCAAGACggcatcgtcgtcgtcgtcgtcgtcgtcttcctcctcctcctcctcctcctcctccatcctctcattATACTCCTTCTCAGGTTGTTCATCCAGGGAGTTTTCAACCACGTTGGTGAGATGGTCTGGCATGTTGTCAGTGTTAATCTCACCCTCTTCCATCTCACCCtcttcccccttccccccctcttcttcttcctcctcctcctcctcctcctcttcttcccccccagagCTGGCATGGACGGCCACGCTGTCCTCAGTGGGCGTCAGGCTGCTCGGGGAATAGCCGCCGTGCTGCAGCTCCATGCTGGAGGGTTCGGGACTGAGCGGCCCGTCGTCTACGGCAGGCGACGGTGGGCTCGGTTTGCCGGCCTCGGCGGCGGCAGCCTGCCCCGCCAGTGTGAAGGGCATGCTGCGCTCCTTCAGGGAGGAGGTCCGGCGCAGGCAGGGCGTCTCTCTGGACTGTTCcggcggagaggagggagagtccTCCTCCGGGGGCCACTTGGCTTTGATGGGCTTGCCGGGGGACCCCTCCTCGGCGGACGCCACGGCACCACCCGCGTCCTGCACCTCTGTTCGCGGTGGCCAGGAGATCTTCAGCCTGCGCGCCTCACTGGGCTTGTCGGACTTCTCTGGCGATCCTTGTCCCAGCGCCTCCATGGTGGCCATCAGCACGTTGACCTTAGCCAGGGGGGAGTCCTCCACACTGGGGCTGTGCAGGTCCGGGGCCGACGGCGAGCTCTGCATCATTGGCTTGGCGTGCGCGTTGGACGGCGGCGAGGACTCACCCCCGTCCGCTTTGCCCTCCCACAGCTCTTTGTGGGGTCGGTGGCCGAAGCCCTCGTCGTAGTTGCCTTTGGCCTTGAAGAGCTGGCAGAAGTGCGGCTTGCAGTAGACGTTGTTGTGCAGGGAGGCGTAGTTCACCAGACTAAAGAATGGATAAAGTTtacaaatgagaaaataaaaaaaacaagctgccGGGACGAGGTGGAACATATTTGGTCTTCAAAAGGTTTGCTGAACATTTTTCCCCAAATATTAGTTGTAGTGATGGTTTTAAATATGAACCATTGGTTGCAATACCATCGCTTTAGTTGGCTTATTGTTGATCACTGCCGTTTAAAAAGACAGACAAGCTGCAGAATTCACACGAGGGATTTTTACTGAAAAAGGTTTTTGTAGAGCAAAAAGTTGAAATATCTTAAGCTAGTTTCCGGCATGGaacaatatataaaaaaaattgtagAAACAATGCAGACAAATTTTTAGGTCACATCTTTGCACACAGAAAGgtaaatatttaaatcattaatCATGCCgtaaaatagtcaaaaaagaTAGTTTGGTATTACAATCCATGCAGTTTAAGACTCCATGAGAGCTTGCTAGTTTATTCAAATATCTTAATTTAAGCTGCTTcagagacgacacacacacgcaccatgttgtgttgttttttttctgccagcATCACTGTCCCAAGAAATTAAGTTTCCAAAGGCCC
It encodes:
- the lima1a gene encoding LIM domain and actin-binding protein 1a isoform X2 — encoded protein: MASAAPFSRRPWASQSLRVTAKEMSIVSTRGKNNAIAERFSKYQMAAEEGNAEKKKAVAEPLPSTLRSGNLSFLKKRWEQQQQQLSSHRPQTQAFIPADPQSPVGQPAGPTPTHNQTSKTTSVTPDQDPEPETLLHPQTSETSTSRLLSAQREDPTNMEKPSRGSEGQDGATAAELSDCEKPSVPLNSLKMMFEKGENLTDRVPKEQTTRGNCGNTANMDQSQADGSLAESTPLRDRMALYQAAISKQEVPPTSVTSDQLDGFCGKQKENVPPFTLDLSTDFEPNSRKGFTPESNGSTTGTPVSSKTPKSFCLPVRETCVACLKTVYPLERLVANQHVYHSSCFRCSHCNTKLSLVNYASLHNNVYCKPHFCQLFKAKGNYDEGFGHRPHKELWEGKADGGESSPPSNAHAKPMMQSSPSAPDLHSPSVEDSPLAKVNVLMATMEALGQGSPEKSDKPSEARRLKISWPPRTEVQDAGGAVASAEEGSPGKPIKAKWPPEEDSPSSPPEQSRETPCLRRTSSLKERSMPFTLAGQAAAAEAGKPSPPSPAVDDGPLSPEPSSMELQHGGYSPSSLTPTEDSVAVHASSGGEEEEEEEEEEEEEGGKGEEGEMEEGEINTDNMPDHLTNVVENSLDEQPEKEYNERMEEEEEEEEEDDDDDDDDAVLEEEMLPLKREETPTDLSSPGGEVEAGRSPQDVGFWDSEEVAEQQEVLTVEDMIKRNRYYEEEEEDV